CTTAATGGCTTCGATAGCAGTATTTTCTTCGTCTCGCTGTCCAATAAAAATAACTTCTGAACGGGGGTCTAATACCTTAAGCTTTGCCACAATATCGCTTATTCCCAAACCATAGGTATCAAACAAAAGGATGATATTGAAATGGCCTTTTTCTACAGCATCTAAGAGAAGTGCCCTTTCTTGCAGGTTGTGAACTTCAAATTCTTCCCCTGTGAAAAATTTTTTTATAGCTTCTGAGAATTCGTGTTTATCTAAGAGAACCTTAAGCCTCAAATTAACCCTCTTATCTTCTGATTATTTGGCAGAGCAGGCCCCGGTCAGATCAGCCCTCTTATCCCCTGTTCATTACTTTCTTTATTCCCCTTGCGGCCTGTTTTATTCTGTGTTCGTTTTCAACAAGGGCAAACCTTACAAAACTGTCTCCACCCTCGCCAAAACCTATGCCGGGAGAGACAGCAACACCTGCCTCTTTTATCAAAAGTTTGGAAAACTCAAGCGAGCCCATTTTTTTGAATGGCTCAGGGATAGGAGCCCACACAAACATTGTAGCCTTTGGCGGCTCAACAGTCCAGTTTGCCTTTCTGAGGCCATCTATCAAAGCATCCCTCCTCCTCTCATAAGTCTTCCTTATTTCTTCAACACAACCCTGGTCTCCCCTGAGGGCAATAATGCTTGCAATCTGGATTGGCTGAAACATTCCATAATCCAGATAACTTTTAATCTTTATGAGTGCGCCAACGATTTCTCTGTTACCAACGCAAAAGCCAACCCGCCAGCCGGCCATCGAATAGCTTTTGGTCAGAGAGAAAAACTCAACCCCTATACCTTTTGCGCCAGGGGCCTGCAAAAAACTCGGCGCCTTGTAGTTATCGAAAACAAGGTCAGCATAAGCAAAATCATGGATAACAATAATATTGTTCTCTTTTGCAAAATCAACAATCTTCTGGAAAAAATCAAGCCCCACACATGCTGTTGTAGGGTTGTGGGGAAAATTTATTATCAGCATCTTTGGCCTTGGCCATGTTGATTTAAATGCCTTCTGCATCTCATCGAAAAAGTCTATGCCCTTGCCGATTGGAATGCTCCTCACCTCGCCTCCTGCTATGATAACACTGTAAGGGTGGATTGGATAGGCAGGTGTTGGCGTCAGGACTACATCACCTG
This portion of the Nitrospirota bacterium genome encodes:
- the alaC gene encoding alanine transaminase; this translates as MFEFNRIKRLPPYVFGIVNDLKMEARRKGEDIIDLGMGNPDLPTPQHIVAKLIEAAQNPKNHRYSASKGITQLRMAICEWYKRRFDVDLDPESEVVVTIGAKEGLSHLAYATVEPGDVVLTPTPAYPIHPYSVIIAGGEVRSIPIGKGIDFFDEMQKAFKSTWPRPKMLIINFPHNPTTACVGLDFFQKIVDFAKENNIIVIHDFAYADLVFDNYKAPSFLQAPGAKGIGVEFFSLTKSYSMAGWRVGFCVGNREIVGALIKIKSYLDYGMFQPIQIASIIALRGDQGCVEEIRKTYERRRDALIDGLRKANWTVEPPKATMFVWAPIPEPFKKMGSLEFSKLLIKEAGVAVSPGIGFGEGGDSFVRFALVENEHRIKQAARGIKKVMNRG